A genomic segment from Gavia stellata isolate bGavSte3 chromosome 4, bGavSte3.hap2, whole genome shotgun sequence encodes:
- the RIC8B gene encoding synembryn-B isoform X1, translating to MKLCEGILNILEKDTKTSCQVACLEALRILSRDKKVLVPVTTKRNMQILMRLAKLDTVEDPLERVSEFPVIVEALKCLCNIIFNSAVAQKLSLELNLAAMLCNLLEKCKDRQFVDDIKCFDLRLLFLLSLLHTDIRSQLRQELQGVQVLTQALESSLSVRWTEEYKAVEDRDRPPLSLQETDCAIEALKALFNVTLDSWNVHSKSESHQFRYMAAILRHCLLTTGPTEDKTEELHSNAINLLSNVPVSCLDVLISPSSQEETDIKYNGMNMRAIQILLDFMEKRIDKGSSYREGLTPVLSLLTECCRTHRNIRKFIKAQVLPPLRDVSNRPEVGTTVRNKLVRLMTHVDLGVKQIAAEFLFVLCKERVDSLLKYTGYGNAAGLLAARGLLAGGRGDHWYSDDEDTDTEEYKSAKPNINLITGHLEEPMPNPMDEMTEEQKEYEAMKLVNMFDKLSRDELIKPMGVRPDGTMAPLEEAVSQYHTNKQDSSDSD from the exons AAACTGTGTGAGGGAATTCTAAACATCCTtgaaaaagacacaaaaactTCATGTCAAGTTGCCTGCCTGGAGGCCCTCCGGATTCTTTCCAGGGACAAGAAGGTTTTAGTGCCTGTAACCACGAAGAGGAACATGCAGATCCTTATGAGGCTAGCAAAGCTGGACACTGTGGAAGATCCTTTGGAGAGAGTGTCTGAATTTCCTGTTATAGTAGAAGCTTTAAAATGCCTCTgtaacataatttttaatagtGCTGTTGCACAGAAGCTCAGTTTGGAACTGAATCTTGCAGCTATGCTCTGCAATCTTCTGGAAAAATGCAAGGACCGGCAGTTCGTTGATGACATTAAATGCTTTGATTTGCGTCTCCTGTTCCTCTTGTCGCTTCTGCACACAGATATTAGATCGCAGTTGCGTCAGGAACTACAAGGAGTGCAAGTTTTGACTCAGGCTTTGGAAAGTTCCCTGAGTGTGAGATGGACAGAAGAATATAAAGCAGTGGAAGATCGTGACAGGCCTCCTCTATCTTTGCAAGAGACAGATTGTGCCATTGAGGCACTAAAGGCTCTTTTTAATGTAACACTTGACAGTTGGAATGTCCACAGCAAG agTGAATCTCATCAATTTCGTTACATGGCTGCCATCCTTCGACACTGCTTATTAACCACGGGCCCTACTGAAGACAAAACTGAAGAGTTGCACAG caaTGCAATCAACCTCTTAAGCAATGTTCCCGTTTCTTGCTTGGATGTTCTTATTAGTCCATCATCCCAGGAGGAAACAGATATAAAATACAATGGTATGAATATGAGAGCAATTCAAATTTTACTGGATTTCATGGAGAAGAGAATAGACAAG GGAAGCAGCTACAGAGAAGGTCTGACTCCAGTTCTCAGTTTATTAACTGAATGCTGCCGAACTCATAGGAATATCAGGAAGTTTATCAAAGCTcag GTATTGCCTCCATTAAGAGATGTATCAAATCGTCCAGAAGTTGGCACAACAGTGAGAAACAAGCTTGTGCGCCTTATGACACATGTTGACCTTGGAGTAAAGCAAATTgcagcagaatttctttttgttctttgtaaaGAGAGAG TTGACAGCTTGTTAAAATATACTGGCTATGGTAATGCGGCAGGATTGCTGGCAGCAAGGGGCCTGttggcaggaggaagaggagatcATTGGTACTCAGATGATGAAGATACAGATACAGAAGAATACAAATCTGCAAAGCCAAA CATTAACCTTATCACTGGTCACTTAGAAGAACCAATGCCCAATCCGATGGATGAAatgacagaagaacaaaaagaataTGAAGCTATGAAGCTTGTCAACATGTTTGATAAACTTTCCAG AGATGAGCTTATAAAACCAATGGGAGTGCGGCCGGATGGTACAATGGCTCCTTTGGAAGAAGCAGTCAGCCAGTACCATACCAACAAGCAAGACAGTTCAGATTCAGACTAA
- the RIC8B gene encoding synembryn-B isoform X3, giving the protein MQILMRLAKLDTVEDPLERVSEFPVIVEALKCLCNIIFNSAVAQKLSLELNLAAMLCNLLEKCKDRQFVDDIKCFDLRLLFLLSLLHTDIRSQLRQELQGVQVLTQALESSLSVRWTEEYKAVEDRDRPPLSLQETDCAIEALKALFNVTLDSWNVHSKSESHQFRYMAAILRHCLLTTGPTEDKTEELHSNAINLLSNVPVSCLDVLISPSSQEETDIKYNGMNMRAIQILLDFMEKRIDKGSSYREGLTPVLSLLTECCRTHRNIRKFIKAQVLPPLRDVSNRPEVGTTVRNKLVRLMTHVDLGVKQIAAEFLFVLCKERVDSLLKYTGYGNAAGLLAARGLLAGGRGDHWYSDDEDTDTEEYKSAKPNINLITGHLEEPMPNPMDEMTEEQKEYEAMKLVNMFDKLSRDELIKPMGVRPDGTMAPLEEAVSQYHTNKQDSSDSD; this is encoded by the exons ATGCAGATCCTTATGAGGCTAGCAAAGCTGGACACTGTGGAAGATCCTTTGGAGAGAGTGTCTGAATTTCCTGTTATAGTAGAAGCTTTAAAATGCCTCTgtaacataatttttaatagtGCTGTTGCACAGAAGCTCAGTTTGGAACTGAATCTTGCAGCTATGCTCTGCAATCTTCTGGAAAAATGCAAGGACCGGCAGTTCGTTGATGACATTAAATGCTTTGATTTGCGTCTCCTGTTCCTCTTGTCGCTTCTGCACACAGATATTAGATCGCAGTTGCGTCAGGAACTACAAGGAGTGCAAGTTTTGACTCAGGCTTTGGAAAGTTCCCTGAGTGTGAGATGGACAGAAGAATATAAAGCAGTGGAAGATCGTGACAGGCCTCCTCTATCTTTGCAAGAGACAGATTGTGCCATTGAGGCACTAAAGGCTCTTTTTAATGTAACACTTGACAGTTGGAATGTCCACAGCAAG agTGAATCTCATCAATTTCGTTACATGGCTGCCATCCTTCGACACTGCTTATTAACCACGGGCCCTACTGAAGACAAAACTGAAGAGTTGCACAG caaTGCAATCAACCTCTTAAGCAATGTTCCCGTTTCTTGCTTGGATGTTCTTATTAGTCCATCATCCCAGGAGGAAACAGATATAAAATACAATGGTATGAATATGAGAGCAATTCAAATTTTACTGGATTTCATGGAGAAGAGAATAGACAAG GGAAGCAGCTACAGAGAAGGTCTGACTCCAGTTCTCAGTTTATTAACTGAATGCTGCCGAACTCATAGGAATATCAGGAAGTTTATCAAAGCTcag GTATTGCCTCCATTAAGAGATGTATCAAATCGTCCAGAAGTTGGCACAACAGTGAGAAACAAGCTTGTGCGCCTTATGACACATGTTGACCTTGGAGTAAAGCAAATTgcagcagaatttctttttgttctttgtaaaGAGAGAG TTGACAGCTTGTTAAAATATACTGGCTATGGTAATGCGGCAGGATTGCTGGCAGCAAGGGGCCTGttggcaggaggaagaggagatcATTGGTACTCAGATGATGAAGATACAGATACAGAAGAATACAAATCTGCAAAGCCAAA CATTAACCTTATCACTGGTCACTTAGAAGAACCAATGCCCAATCCGATGGATGAAatgacagaagaacaaaaagaataTGAAGCTATGAAGCTTGTCAACATGTTTGATAAACTTTCCAG AGATGAGCTTATAAAACCAATGGGAGTGCGGCCGGATGGTACAATGGCTCCTTTGGAAGAAGCAGTCAGCCAGTACCATACCAACAAGCAAGACAGTTCAGATTCAGACTAA
- the RIC8B gene encoding synembryn-B isoform X2 — MKLCEGILNILEKDTKTSCQVACLEALRILSRDKKVLVPVTTKRNMQILMRLAKLDTVEDPLERVSEFPVIVEALKCLCNIIFNSAVAQKLSLELNLAAMLCNLLEKCKDRQFVDDIKCFDLRLLFLLSLLHTDIRSQLRQELQGVQVLTQALESSLSVRWTEEYKAVEDRDRPPLSLQETDCAIEALKALFNVTLDSWNVHSKSESHQFRYMAAILRHCLLTTGPTEDKTEELHSNAINLLSNVPVSCLDVLISPSSQEETDIKYNGMNMRAIQILLDFMEKRIDKVLPPLRDVSNRPEVGTTVRNKLVRLMTHVDLGVKQIAAEFLFVLCKERVDSLLKYTGYGNAAGLLAARGLLAGGRGDHWYSDDEDTDTEEYKSAKPNINLITGHLEEPMPNPMDEMTEEQKEYEAMKLVNMFDKLSRDELIKPMGVRPDGTMAPLEEAVSQYHTNKQDSSDSD, encoded by the exons AAACTGTGTGAGGGAATTCTAAACATCCTtgaaaaagacacaaaaactTCATGTCAAGTTGCCTGCCTGGAGGCCCTCCGGATTCTTTCCAGGGACAAGAAGGTTTTAGTGCCTGTAACCACGAAGAGGAACATGCAGATCCTTATGAGGCTAGCAAAGCTGGACACTGTGGAAGATCCTTTGGAGAGAGTGTCTGAATTTCCTGTTATAGTAGAAGCTTTAAAATGCCTCTgtaacataatttttaatagtGCTGTTGCACAGAAGCTCAGTTTGGAACTGAATCTTGCAGCTATGCTCTGCAATCTTCTGGAAAAATGCAAGGACCGGCAGTTCGTTGATGACATTAAATGCTTTGATTTGCGTCTCCTGTTCCTCTTGTCGCTTCTGCACACAGATATTAGATCGCAGTTGCGTCAGGAACTACAAGGAGTGCAAGTTTTGACTCAGGCTTTGGAAAGTTCCCTGAGTGTGAGATGGACAGAAGAATATAAAGCAGTGGAAGATCGTGACAGGCCTCCTCTATCTTTGCAAGAGACAGATTGTGCCATTGAGGCACTAAAGGCTCTTTTTAATGTAACACTTGACAGTTGGAATGTCCACAGCAAG agTGAATCTCATCAATTTCGTTACATGGCTGCCATCCTTCGACACTGCTTATTAACCACGGGCCCTACTGAAGACAAAACTGAAGAGTTGCACAG caaTGCAATCAACCTCTTAAGCAATGTTCCCGTTTCTTGCTTGGATGTTCTTATTAGTCCATCATCCCAGGAGGAAACAGATATAAAATACAATGGTATGAATATGAGAGCAATTCAAATTTTACTGGATTTCATGGAGAAGAGAATAGACAAG GTATTGCCTCCATTAAGAGATGTATCAAATCGTCCAGAAGTTGGCACAACAGTGAGAAACAAGCTTGTGCGCCTTATGACACATGTTGACCTTGGAGTAAAGCAAATTgcagcagaatttctttttgttctttgtaaaGAGAGAG TTGACAGCTTGTTAAAATATACTGGCTATGGTAATGCGGCAGGATTGCTGGCAGCAAGGGGCCTGttggcaggaggaagaggagatcATTGGTACTCAGATGATGAAGATACAGATACAGAAGAATACAAATCTGCAAAGCCAAA CATTAACCTTATCACTGGTCACTTAGAAGAACCAATGCCCAATCCGATGGATGAAatgacagaagaacaaaaagaataTGAAGCTATGAAGCTTGTCAACATGTTTGATAAACTTTCCAG AGATGAGCTTATAAAACCAATGGGAGTGCGGCCGGATGGTACAATGGCTCCTTTGGAAGAAGCAGTCAGCCAGTACCATACCAACAAGCAAGACAGTTCAGATTCAGACTAA